A window of Hevea brasiliensis isolate MT/VB/25A 57/8 chromosome 14, ASM3005281v1, whole genome shotgun sequence contains these coding sequences:
- the LOC110646456 gene encoding telomerase reverse transcriptase, whose protein sequence is MIRVVACFSFCKRVSSTSSLRVLRFSLFGQQLLLALKRMRKKRRVPLVLWRLFRDRARTLATTITSLIPPHSPPPPPSCHCKGRLCLNCCGTSENVMSFLLQSRDPPDYRKLLNHCFIVVTDNAPPFAATEFRPCNNWPQHEIVIRTIEMIMREQPTSSNVICCAYDKCNHSSPIVELLTSSAWSLLLKRVGDGIMFYLLKHTSIFLPLPRKKHHQVAGPPVNNLVLKLTKRTTEPQCQDPSVIHFGHGKKRDGDDSAISTSDIQQHNPLCILGSINCVGCSGGNYIKRFSRNPASKYGQMSVSKAAATTVGADSTNYKVHSNELVNPRKRSRPLRWQRCKKQKHSDIDESTSIRPSNEHIANRCVQMGVAEAATPTTEPCTLKYEGFLNKRLQGLNQVIEKPKKRSRVFRWQRCKRHRHLDVEEPSDKTFHLNEDRTLRRLQYDLNNSKSDSHKKMSQQCSCFLVLQSAHLITKGALINRQPMFYNLKCSSSVLPKKHLLNSLKPNFAGSKSLVGSIFGLSDVNVNAPSVPCSLSSHFCLIGSSSLYHSLVKLLKILIRRTHCCKHLRLLDKHCVLSLTQITNLNSNSVFKDNDSKREVSEKFRGLNIEHCKRTPETNDPQTEAIKSYCSKSQVVSFIWAVCRNLVPPDLLGSPSNWRILRRNISKFIQLRRFEKFSLKQCMHKLKTSGFPFLSDKHSLCYLDAGVPNNVQGQNLEMHEEFCKLNNAASSLKHMLLQRWILWFFSCLVVPLVQANFYVTESEHGKQDIFYYRKSIWEKLKNRTIGCLKDQNYQCLDASDVKRIISKRLFGFSKLRLCPKENGARMLANLKAPSRMLVQESSSIGMPRKAQVCSKSVKYKHFKSVNCVLRDTHAVLKGIQLREPERLGSSVFDYNDIHKKLCLFIIGLKNELGTLPDLFIVVSDVSKAFDSIDQDKLLNVMKDVIHEDEYLLQQSSQVVCTKKSLWVHENLILADPDISTGFAKSYSARFGSLHTVLVNQGSSRYMKKRELFFNLNEHVKRNVLQLDKKFYLQGVGIPQGSILSSLLCSLYYGHLERNVIFPFLEKNYELATEDLSRRHKCQDASVAGNSSEDRISPSHCYMLLRLIDDFCFISTSKRLAAGFYTRLRRGFRDYNCYMNEEKFCLNFDARHASGLPSNRVYVGEDGISFIRWSGLLLNSCTLEVQADYTRYLNNHLRSTLTVSWQGKPGHHLKAKLCDFMRPKCHPIFFDSNINSEPVVRLNIYQSFLLCAMKFHCYVSEMLYICKLHPRYHLKTIERSLRYMYMLIKKRMLSANTGSHFHTVLQLAAEEVEWLGLNAFIKVLKRKQSQHKELLCMLKSKLLAHKINGTVSSQLSYAVDSSHSSVMWKIKY, encoded by the exons AGAATGCGGAAGAAACGAAGGGTCCCATTGGTCCTATGGAGGCTGTTTAGGGACCGGGCTCGGACCCTAGCCACCACCATCACATCCTTAATTCCACCTCACTCGCCACCTCCACCGCCGTCCTGCCACTGCAAGGGTCGGCTCTGCCTCAATTGCTGTGGCACCTCCGAAAATGTCATGTCTTTTCTCCTCCAATCCCGAGATCCACCCGATTATCGCAAGCTTCTCAATCACTGCTTCATCGTCGTTACTGACAATGCGCCTCCTTTCGCTGCTACGGAGTTCCGTCCTTGCAACAATTGGCCTCAACACGAG ATCGTGATAAGGACTATTGAAATGATAATGAGAGAGCAACCGACGTCTTCGAATGTAATTTGCTGTGCTTATGAcaag TGTAATCATTCAAGCCCCATTGTGGAGCTTCTGACTTCTTCAGCATGGAGTCTTCTATTAAAAAGG GTGGGGGATGGCATCATGTTTTATCTTCTAAAGCATACGTCAATTTTTTTGCCACTTCCTCGTAAGAAACACCATCAGGTGGCTGGTCCACCTGTGAATAATTTGGTCCTTAAGTTGACGAAGCGTACAACAGAGCCACAATGTCAAGATCCTTCGGTCATCCATTTTG GACATGGGAAGAAGAGGGATGGGGATGATAGTGCTATTTCAACATCTGATATACAGCAGCATAATCCTCTCTGTATTCTGGGTTCCATAAATTGTGTTGGTTGTAGCGGTGGTAATTATATAAAGCGTTTCAGCAGGAATCCTGCTAGCAAATATGGCCAGATGAGTGTCTCTAAAGCAGCTGCAACAACAGTTGGAGCTGATTCTACAAACTATAAAGTACATTCAAATGAACTGGTGAATCCCAGAAAGCGTTCAAGACCTCTTAGGTGGCAGCGTTGCAAAAAGCAAAAGCATTCAGATATCGATGAAAGCACTAGTATAAGACCTTCCAATGAGCATATCGCTAATAGATGTGTCCAGATGGGTGTTGCAGAAGCAGCAACACCAACAACTGAACCTTGTACTTTGAAATATGAAGGGTTCTTGAATAAAAGACTTCAAGGCTTAAATCAGGTTATAGAGAAGCCCAAAAAGCGTTCAAGAGTATTTCGGTGGCAGCGCTGCAAAAGGCACAGGCATTTAGATGTCGAAGAACCCAGTGATAAGACCTTTCACTTAAATGAAGATAGAACACTCAGGAGACTTCAATATGACCTTAATAACAGTAAAAGTGATTCTCATAAAAag ATGTCCCAGCAATGCTCTTGTTTTCTTGTGTTGCAGTCTGCCCATCTAATCACCAAAGGGGCACTGATTAATAGGCAACCCATGTTCTACAATTTGAAATGTTCTTCATCTGTTCTTCCCAAAAAAC ATTTGTTAAATTCCTTAAAGCCCAATTTTGCTGGTTCAAAGTCTCTTGTTGGGAGTATTTTTGGCCTATCTGATGTAAATGTGAATGCTCCATCAGTGCCATGCTCCCTCAGCAGTCACTTCTGTCTCATTGGATCTTCAAGCCT GTACCATTCACTTGTTAAGTTGCTTAAGATTCTGATACGCCGAACTCATTGCTGCAAGCATCTTAGATTATTGGATAAGCATTGCGTTCTATCATTGACGCAGATTACCAATCTAAATTCAAACTCAGTATTTAAG GATAATGATTCAAAGAGAGAAGTATCTGAGAAATTCCGTGGTCTTAATATTGAACATTGCAAAAGAACACCAGAAACCAATGATCCCCAGACTGAGGCCATAAAGTCTTATTGTTCAAAAAGTCAGGTGGTATCATTTATATGGGCTGTTTGTAGAAATTTAGTTCCTCCAGATTTGTTGGGATCTCCTTCCAACTGGAGAATCTTGAGGAGAAatatttccaagttcattcagCTAAGAAGATTtgaaaaattttcattaaaacaaTGTATGCATAAATTGAAGACTTCAGGGTTCCCGTTTCTATCAGATAAACATTCTTTGTGCTACTTGGATGCTGGGGTGCCAAATAATGTGCAAGggcaaaatttagaaatgcacgaGGAATTCTGTAAGTTGAATAATGCTGCAAGTAGTTTGAAACATATGCTTTTACAGAGATGGATATTGTGGTTCTTTTCATGTTTGGTTGTTCCTCTAGTGCAAGCCAACTTCTATGTCACTGAAAGCGAGCATGGTAAACAGGACATCTTTTATTATCGGAAGTCAATTTGGGAGAAGTTGAAAAATCGAACCATAGGTTGCTTGAAAGATCAGAACTACCAGTGCTTAGATGCCAGTGATGTAAAAAGAATCATAAGCAAGAGGTTATTTGGGTTCTCAAAGCTCAGACTATGCCCAAAAGAGAATGGAGCTAGAATGCTTGCAAATCTGAAAGCACCATCAAGAATGCTTGTTCAAGAATCCTCTTCCATAGGAATGCCAAGAAAAGCACAAGTTTGCAGTAAGTCAGTTAAATATAAGCATTTCAAGTCTGTGAATTGTGTTCTTCGCGATACTCATGCTGTTCTAAAAGGTATACAGTTAAGAGAACCAGAGAGGTTAGGGTCGTCAGTGTTTGACTATAATGATATCCATAAAAAGTTATGCCTGTTTATTATTGGCCTGAAGAATGAATTGGGTACCTTGCCTGATTTATTCATTGTTGTTTCTGATGTATCAAAGGCATTTGATTCTATTGATCAAGATAAGTTGCTTAATGTAATGAAAGATGTCATACATGAAGATGAATATCTTCTACAGCAGTCTTCTCAAGTTGTCTGCACCAAGAAGTCTTTGTGGGTTCATGAGAATCTTATATTAGCAGATCCAGATATTAGTACTGGTTTTGCAAAGAGTTATTCTGCTCGCTTTGGTTCACTGCATACTGTGCTTGTTAATCAG GGGTCCAGCAGGTATATGAAGAAGAGGGAACTCTTTTTCAATCTAAATGAGCATGTGAAGCGTAATGTACTGCAGTTAGATAAAAAGTTTTATTTACAAGGCGTTGGTATACCCCAAGGAAGCATTTTGTCTTCTCTGCTTTGCTCATTATACTATGGGCACCTTGAAAGAAATGTGATCTTTCCATTTCTTGAAAAAAATTATGAACTGGCAACTGAAGATTTATCTAGAAGACACAAATGTCAGGATGCTTCTGTTGCAGGAAATAGCAGTGAGGATAGAATCAGCCCATCCCATTGTTATATGCTACTCAGATTAATTGATGACTTCTGCTTTATATCAACGTCGAAGAGGCTGGCTGCTGGCTTTTACACCAGATTACGGAGAGGATTTCGGGATTATAACTGCTATATGAATGAGGAGAAATTCTGTCTTAATTTTGATGCCAGACATGCATCAGGGCTTCCATCAAACAGGGTTTATGTTGGTGAAGATGGTATCTCATTTATTCGATGGAGTGGCTTGCTTTTGAACTCTTGTACTTTAGAAGTTCAGGCAGATTATACAAG GTATCTGAACAACCATTTGAGGTCAACACTTACTGTCTCTTGGCAGGGTAAACCTGGTCACCATCTGAAGGCGAAATTGTGTGACTTCATGAGACCCAAGTGCCATCCCATATTCTTTGATTCAAACATTAACTCAGAACCTGTTGTTAGATTAAATATCTATCAGTCATTTTTGTTATGTGCGATGAAGTTCCATTGTTATGTTTCTGAGATGTTGTACATCTGCAAACTACACCCGAGATACCATTTAAAAACCATTGAAAGGTCGTTAAG GTATATGTACATGCTTATAAAGAAAAGGATGCTTTCTGCAAATACTGGTTCTCATTTCCATACAGTTCTTCAACTGGCTGCGGAAGAAGTTGAATGGCTTGGGTTGAATGCTTTTATCAAGGTATTGAAGAGAAAACAATCTCAGCATAAAGAGTTGCTATGCATGTTGAAGTCGAAATTGTTGgcccataaaataaatgggactGTATCTTCTCAACTTTCATATGCGGTTGATAGCTCACATTCATCTGTGATGTGGAAAATCAAATATTAG